A window of Mytilus edulis chromosome 10, xbMytEdul2.2, whole genome shotgun sequence contains these coding sequences:
- the LOC139492102 gene encoding high-affinity choline transporter 1-like has translation MILGAIPWQVYFQRVLAAKSAYIAELLSYLGVIGCFIVVIPSLLVGIIATQTDWSMTTYMSGNSSVLADKDIPLVLPLVMEHLCPKTVALFGLGAVAAAVMSSVDSAVLSSSGQFSRNVYKRIIRKTPSEKEQIWVLRASTIVFGVIATSVSIYVRSIYALWVLCSDIIYVIFFPQLTCAIYFSSANTYGSLVAFIVGLLFRVAGGEMTLGLDPIIKYPWHKVCDDRVIVQLFPHKTLSILLSLFSLLFVSWFTNWLFDNGILSPNLISFENIQGLNIRTSMYYPPLMEAMLRRRETTKLMLHLQQTLFKIYVQSGTLNQNSSCQYTYILCRFTICNRNYSAILAMQYNNCIVLHSDSGRVVTIDLSECVR, from the exons atgatacttgGTGCAATACCATGGCAG GTATATTTCCAAAGAGTTCTTGCAGCCAAGTCAGCATATATTGCAGAGCTGTTGTCATACTTAGGAGTGATTGGTTGCTTCATTGTTGTGATTCCCTCATTATTGGTTGGTATCATAGCTACACAAACAG ATTGGAGTATGACAACTTATATGTCTGGAAATTCTTCGGTGTTGGCAGATAAAGATATACCGTTGGTATTGCCACTAGTCATGGAACATCTTTGTCCTAAAACTGTTGCATTGTTTGGTCTGGGTGCTGTAGCAGCTGCTGTCATGTCATCTGTTGATTCAGCAGTGCTTTCATCCAGTGGACAATTTTCTAGAAATGTCTACAAAAGAATCATTAGAAAAACA CCTTCTGAAAAAGAACAGATATGGGTGCTCAGAGCTTCAACTATAGTGTTCGGTGTTATTGCAACTTCTGTATCAATATACGTTCGATCTATTTATGCATTATGGGTACTTTGTAGTGACATAATTTATGTCATATTTTTTCCGCAGCTAACATGTGCAATCTATTTTTCTAGTGCAAACACCTACGGATCTCTCGTTGCTTTTATCGTCGGACTATTGTTTCGTGTAGCTGGAGGAGAAATGACTCTGGGATTAGATCCTATAATCAAATACCCATGGCATAAAGTATGTGATGATAGAGTGATTGTACAGTTATTTCCACATAAAACATTGTCTATACTTCTTTCattgttttcattattatttgtgtcGTGGTTCACAAATTGGCTGTTTGACAATGGAATACTATCTCCTAATTTGATATCCTTCGAAAACATTCAAGGACTAAATATAAGAACAAGTATGTACTATCCACCTCTGATGGAAGCAATGTTAAGGAGAAGGGAAACTACAAAATTAATGCTGCATTTACAACAGAcgctttttaaaatatatgttcagTCAGGAACTTTGAACCAAAATTCATCTTGTCAGTATACTTATATATTATGCAGGTTCACAATCTGcaatcgtaactactcggccattctcgCTATGCAGTACAATAACTGTATTGTACTGCATAGCGATAGTggccgagtagttacgattgATTTAAGTGAA tGTGTTCGTTAG